From the genome of Gammaproteobacteria bacterium, one region includes:
- a CDS encoding aspartate 1-decarboxylase — translation MRRVMLRAKLHRVSVTHSELDYEGSVAIDGRLLDAADVREYERVDIYNIRNGERFSTYAIRAREDSGIISINGAAAHKANPGDLVIIAAYGEFDEAEVGSHEPRLLYVDSKNRITHTRNAIPVQAA, via the coding sequence ATGCGTCGCGTCATGCTGCGGGCCAAACTGCATCGGGTCAGCGTCACTCATTCTGAGCTCGACTACGAAGGTTCGGTTGCGATCGACGGTCGATTACTCGATGCTGCCGATGTTCGCGAATACGAGCGCGTCGATATTTACAACATCCGCAACGGCGAGCGTTTTTCCACCTACGCCATTCGTGCGCGCGAAGACTCCGGCATTATTTCCATCAACGGTGCCGCCGCGCATAAAGCCAACCCGGGCGACCTCGTCATCATCGCCGCCTACGGCGAGTTCGACGAAGCCGAAGTCGGCTCGCACGAGCCGCGGCTGCTTTATGTCGATAGCAAGAACCGCATCACGCACACGCGTAACGCCATTCCGGTGCAAGCGGCCTAG